A stretch of Babylonia areolata isolate BAREFJ2019XMU chromosome 23, ASM4173473v1, whole genome shotgun sequence DNA encodes these proteins:
- the LOC143297849 gene encoding uncharacterized protein LOC143297849 isoform X1: MPRENIDKVRAPVGRLVTEFLGKENEIITGMVLNYLEEEHTDTTKIHSFMAEFVTADRAETFVRRLWQLLTNTQKSFYGMPWRPAVTGRTDNMQVERLESMQAELNPSTIPPVTLEPVDQTIHKNRSSDRQQEEQTDKEARHTQPPPPAVKDTPEGSTVTEQAEAESEAMARVSRDSEFHSDSNPPSNNVKSSTAEQEDEGGEEIQKEEEEERPKDEEKRTDMAGQSEEAATPLAENRTPPSVTEDAVSQQQPAGTDMVLRDMTAPPSETTKTVDAASEVGSKSRTRCSRFQDRSPGSGLSPNVAQSPSGRPDNSQHRQHSPKSRSPSQGRRIWRQERSGAGNSASPRRHSRSSDRSQSSESRSRSRSRSRSHTHSRRRSASRRRSHSSTRSRSERHSDKRDHRSPGSEKRHSSSHRKSRSSGRSRSNRDSRERRHTSSDSESKRSPSHHKSRSHNRSRSKRRSSSDDDSPTRKKRRGTSHYRSHTRSRSRSTRRSRSKYRSSYDRSSASSHDRSSRSSHDRSPASKKKRSSSDRKSQSGSKPDKHSHTKHKSSRHSRSKKSKRHHKRSKSSNKSKASKHSSHHKDKLSHHQSPTTTTSKQHSKSQHSTHSSKRHRSSSGGRSSEGEKSRRHRSNTPNGQSNYTRYKSESPRNRSPSPGGCAYHQRRVPQYGSSGQYGSSGQYGSFSQYGSSGQGQYGSTGQYGSSGQYGRTGFSHYMQQSPGKYQNYRARGGWNFHQNYQARNSQRWVPDNNRNRPGYYRRPGWNNNSKNDPNRNMYGYQRRFQYPLHHLNMNYQNRQQQQQQQQQQQRRWQPSSSYNNQGRRPQPRTYSPLSWEEQSVGSPSRHKSRQQSPAASASPPPKRSRKASSSSTSSTSSPPPAASPKRTDNPAGKKPQCSPSVSPARHRRSASEGSEKKASPSPSSPLSSVELQNLRVVVDNVPGEEEESMSDRSDIQIAPSESPRPSKEALYVVSSSDPDEEDHLFSDSLVSSKNHKKADELRKEGMIVASKISEKKRSLQSALKSLKKHTNFSDYTEEDENQEPPHAVSDSSHEEGIQAATDSVSEGSEEGDHDMPPDSMSEDPEDSDVEMVTQRMSNSDFEEASLDFRDSSEESNFQAENHSMSDSSEDDEVQAAAHKRKNKQKYRTLMSSPEVPVSAVGTRLMKKTQKQAVVPSNMNRNKRARLPGNVYPVVLHTSAAYTRPLLKRRPYRNAKTEAESSSSSEAEEEHWTPAHVKAKKQIYPHECICSCSICQIHSHPPCRKKQSKNSSTQTDLSDIFKTEDEGDICNRRKGRKTDRQSISLASDNYIQSSQKLSKRARTLNLTSNFSGNRGTKAAIQRREKREELSSGSSSDSGTPPPVLQTSKPARKARDMAAYISRSQAAHKLALAQGRRQEKHSLQKHHPAYSSPDLQLSRSSQKSAENLQRHSHSSHHRETADKEVLDSKEEVKRKLTQNYDPSTLIVDLSSVPLPSDKEPPKKGTGTADGSQSANQQAASGGTEPSTNDENKSANIDKFSLITSQNRIYKKAWQCTLSSDTSKKGDNAAALPQQKSTVFSSPQPCALQNEQQQAEHPDVPSSEPHDKSSQQENNSESCAAPNAVVANAKETTADPRKDKPDSKQLSIKVSSPAKPATLSKKVSLSSSSSEEDGGKKPGKHIRSSSTSRIKASRARPKKSEDKAQGRGQDHMPRAGVGKSRTKEGQQTSSGRALKANVSSKHCRSSDVNSHFDAYRCAANVGGTETHRRGHTHESRMDKSKARQGNEMKNKPTVKNSSPPCKRPRHSGTPGMPDLKKGAKKPHRQNEEPELMNQSLTDGKDSNTRAAARISTADKQSRCSDAINRHGVCRPTLKEEKNQIHKQQHLHKLKMDKARMRQRKELTSGAPVKTSTPGKHARGPGTSSQQNPDRPGPQGESCGQQLMHPAAQRKPRPKEGQELKRRPPVKTGTLDRNPKPHRTAGKLPTCTPEIDELLRQQILHKLKLDKLRSRVGVQEVKKQGTNIKSCTPGKRPTGCKTKVDNTARPRLRKREDEIRGHPGEKMTDKPDGQAVKRRTPVKGRAPGTHTSAPGSSSGHGVYRPGLTEGEDNVHGYPDLQLVKQEEFTTEEGQEKESGTTGGDSVSSNDSEMSSDDPVSKKSGDELERRLREKLLRTLQSKQAGLTHDRSDTEADASNHDSASGH; encoded by the exons CATACAGATACCACAAAAATTCACAGTTTTATGGCAGAGTTTGTCACTGCCGATAGAGCAGAAACATTTGTGCGGAGGCTGTGGCAGTTGCTGACCAATACACAGAAGAGTTTCTATGGGATGCCTTGGAGGCCAGCAGTGACTGGAAGAACAGACAACATGCAGGTG GAACGATTGGAGAGCATGCAAGCAGAATTGAACCCAAGCACCATTCCTCCAGTGACACTGGAACCTGTTGACCAAACCATTCATAAGAACAGATCCTctgacagaca acaagaagaacaaaCGGACAAGGAAGCACGCCACACTCAACCACCACCGCCTGCCGTCAAGGACACACCAGAGGGCAGCACTGTCACCGAACAAGCGGAGGCTGAATCAGAGGCGATGGCCAGGGTTTCACGCGACAGTGAGTTCCACTCTGATAGCAACCCCCCTTCTAACAACGTCAA AAGCAGCACTGCAGAACAGGAAgatgagggaggagaagaaatacagaaagaagaagaagaagaaagaccgaaGGATGAAGAAAAGCGGACGGACATGGCTGGTCAGAGTGAGGAGGCAGCAACCCCGCTGGCAGAGAACAGGACTCCGCCCAGCGTGACGGAGGATGCCGTTTCCCAACAACAGCCAGCCGGCACAGACATGGTGTTGAGAGACATGACAGCCCCTCcttcagaaacaacaaaaacagttgaTGCTGCTTCTGAAGTTGG ATCCAAATCGCGAACAAGATGCTCCCGATTTCAAGACAGGTCGCCTGGCAGTGGACTCTCCCCAAATGTAGCTCAGTCCCCCAGTGGGAGACCAGATAACTCTCAACACAGACAGCACTCGCCAAAGAGCAGATCACCATCTCAAGGAAGGCGCATTTGGCGCCAGGAAAGATCAGGGGCTGGTAACTCTGCATCTCCGAGGAGACACAGCCGCTCATCCGACAGATCGCAGTCATCTGAAAgtcgatccagatccagatccagatccagatctcACACacatagtagaagaagaagtgcgTCTCGCCGAAGGTCGCACTCATCAACCAGATCCAGGTCAGAGAGACATTCTGACAAGAGAGACCACAGATCACCAGGCTCTGAGAAAAGACACAGTTCTTCTCATCGGAAGTCGCGGTCATCAGGCAGATCTCGATCCAACAGAGATTCACGTGAAAGACGCCACACGTCATCAGATTCTGAGAGCAAGCGCAGCCCCTCGCATCACAAATCACGATCGCACAACAGATCTAGATCCAAAAGACGCAGCTCGTCTGATGATGATTCACCAACCCGAAAAAAAAGACGCGGTACTTCTCATTACAGATCGCACACACGGAGCAGATCCAGATCCACCAGACGATCAAGGTCTAAGTACAGGTCTTCTTATGACAGGTCATCTGCGTCGTCCCATGATAGATCGTCTAGATCATCCCATGACAGATCACCCGCTTCAAAGAAAAAACGCAGTTCCTCTGATCGAAAATCACAAAGTGGATCTAAACCAGACAAGCACTCTCACACCAAACACAAATCGTCCCGTCACAGCCGAAGCAAAAAATCAAAGCGTCACCATAAACGGTCAAAGTCCTCAAACAAATCCAAAGCCAGCAAGCACTCAAGCCACCACAAGGACAAATTGTCCCATCAccaatcacccaccaccaccaccagcaagcaGCACAGCAAGTCTCAGCACAGCACGCATTCCTCAAAAAGACACCGATCCAGTTCAGGAGGTCGCTCAAGTGAGGGAGAAAAATCTCGTCGTCACAGAAGCAACACACCAAACGGACAGTCAAACTACACCCGTTACAAGTCAGAATCACCGAGAAACCGATCCCCTTCCCCTGGCGGATGTGCGTATCACCAGAGAAGGGTACCTCAGTACGGGTCTTCAGGCCAGTACGGGTCTTCCGGCCAGTATGGGTCTTTTAGCCAGTATGGGTCGTCGGGTCAGGGCCAGTATGGGTCGACCGGCCAGTACGGATCCTCGGGCCAGTACGGGAGAACAGGTTTTTCTCACTACATGCAGCAGTCGCCAGGCAAGTACCAGAACTACAGGGCAAGAGGTGGCTGGAACTTCCACCAGAATTACCAGGCGAGGAATTCTCAGCGATGGGTTCCTGACAACAACCGAAACAG GCCTGGATACTACCGGAGACCAGGTTGGAATAATAACTCAAAG AATGACCCAAATAGGAACATGTATGGATACCAGAGGAGGTTTCAATACCCGCTGCATCATTTGAATATGAACT ATcagaacagacagcagcagcagcagcagcagcagcagcagcagaggagaTGGCAGCCATCGTCATCATACAACAACCAAGGTCGACGTCCACAGCCTCGAACATACTCACCATTGTCATGGGAAGAGCAGTCTGTTGGCAGTCCATCTCGCCACAAGTCCAG GCAGCAGTCACCTGCAGCCAGTGCGTCACCACCTCCAAAACGATCCAGAAAGGCGTCCTCATCCTCCACGTCATccacttcatctcctcctccagcAGCCTCCCCCAAACGTACAGACAACCCTGCCGGCAAGAAACCTCAGTGCTCCCCCTCTGTTTCTCCTGCCAGACACCGACGCTCGGCGTCAGAAGGCTCAGAGAAGAAAGCCAGTCCTTCCCCCTCCAGCCCGCTGTCGTCGGTGGAGCTGCAGAACTTGAGAGTTGTGGTGGATAATGTGCCGGGTGAGGAAGAGGAATCGATGAGTGACCGCTCAGACATACAGATTGCACCATCGGAGTCCCCTCGTCCATCCAAGGAAGCGTTGTATGTCGTCAGCTCCTCTGATCCTGATGAGGAGGATCATCTGTTTTCAGACTCGTTGGTTTCCTCCAAGAATCACAAGAAAGCGGATGAGCTGAGAAAGGAGGGCATGATTGTCGCCAGCAAAATTTCGGAAAAAAAGAGGAGTCTGCAGTCTGCCTTAAAGtctttgaaaaaacacacaaatttcTCTGATTACACCGAGGAAGATGAAAATCAGGAGCCTCCTCACGCCGTGTCTGACAGTTCACATGAAGAAGGAATTCAGGCTGCAACTGACAGTGTGTCTGAGGGATCAGAGGAAGGCGATCATGATATGCCTCCTGACAGCATGTCGGAAGATCCAGAGGACAGCGATGTTGAGATGGTGACCCAGAGAATGTCCAATAGCGACTTCGAGGAAGCAAGTCTGGACTTTAGAGACAGTTCAGAGGAGAGTAACTTTCAGGCAGAAAACCACAGCATGTCAGATAGTTCAGAGGACGATGAAGTTCAGGCGGCTGCCCACAAGAGAAAGAACAAGCAGAAGTACAGAACCTTGATGTCCAGCCCTGAGGTCCCTGTGTCAGCAGTTGGAACCAGGCTGATGAAGAAGACTCAGAAACAAGCAGTAGTTCCAAGTAACATGAACCGCAATAAAAGGGCAAGACTTCCAGGTAATGTTTATCCAGTTGTACTGCATACATCTGCTGCCTACACTCGCCCTCTTTTGAAAAGGAGACCGTATCGAAATGCCAAGACAGAGGCTGAGAGTTCAAGTAGCTCTGAAGCGGAGGAAGAACACTGGACCCCAGCTCATgtaaaagcaaaaaagcaaattTATCCACATGAGTGCATTTGTTCCTGTTCCATCTGTCAAATTCATTCACATCCACCTTGTCGGAAAAAGCAGTCCAAAAATTCTTCAACTCAGACAGATCTGTCAGACATTTTCAAGACAGAAGATGAAGGAGACATTTGCaacagaagaaaagggaggaagacTGATCGACAAAGCATCAGTTTGGCATCAGACAATTACATCCAGTCATCACAAAAATTGTCTAAGAGGGCTAGGACTCTAAATTTAACCTCCAATTTCTCTGGGAATCGAGGAACAAAAGCTGCTAttcagagaagagaaaagagagaagagttGTCATCAGGCTCCTCTTCTGACAGCGGCACACCGCCACCCGTACTCCAGACCAGCAAGCCGGCCAGGAAGGCCAGAGACATGGCGGCTTATATCAGCCGCTCTCAGGCTGCTCACAAACTAGCACTGGCTCAGGGAAGACGTCAAGAAAAGCACTCACTTCAGAAACACCACCCTGCATACTCCAGCCCAGACCTCCAGTTGTCCAGGTCTTCCCAGAAGAGTGCTGAGAATTTGCAGAGACATTCTCACTCCAGTCACCACCGTGAAACAGCAGATAAAGAAGTTCTGGACAGTAAAGAAGAAGTGAAGAGAAAGCTCACACAGAACTATGATCCTTCCACCTTGATAGTAGACCTCAGTTCTGTCCCCTTACCCTCTGACAAGGAACCACCAAAGAAAGGCACTGGCACTGCTGACGGTTCTCAGTCAGCCAACCAGCAGGCCGCTTCTGGTGGAACGGAGCCGTCGACAAATGATGAGAACAAGTCAGCAAACATTGACAAGTTTTCATTGATAACTTCTCAGAACAGAATATACAAGAAAGCTTGGCAGTGCACGCTATCTTCTGACACTTCCAAGAAGGGGGATAATGCGGCTGCTTTGCCACAGCAAAAAAGTACTGTCTTTTCTTCGCCCCAGCCTTGCGCATTGCAGAATGAGCAACAGCAAGCTGAACACCCTGATGTGCCCTCCTCTGAGCCACATGATAAGTCATCACAACAAGAAAATAATTCTGAATCCTGTGCTGCCCCCAACGCTGTGGTGGCTAACGCCAAAGAAACCACAGCAGATCCAAGGAAAGACAAGCCCGACAGCAAACAGCTGTCAATAAAGGTGAGCAGCCCAGCTAAACCTGCGACGCTCAGCAAGAAagtctccctctcttccagtAGTTCTGAGGAAGATGGTGGAAAGAAACCAGGCAAACATATTAGATCTTCCAGCACCAGCAGAATCAAAGCCAGTAGAGCCAGACCCAAGAAGAGTGAGGACAAAGCGCAGGGGCGGGGGCAGGATCACATGCCTCGAGCAGGTGTGGGCAAGTCCAGGACAAAAGAGGGACAGCAAACGAGCAGTGGAAGAGCTCTCAAGGCTAATGTATCCAGTAAACATTGCAGATCCTCTGATGTGAACAGTCACTTTGATGCCTACAGATGTGCAGCAAATGTTGGAGGGACTGAAACCCACAGACGGGGCCACACGCATGAATCAAGAATGGACAAGTCCAAGGCAAGacagggaaatgaaatgaaaaataaaccaACAGTCAAGAACAGCAGCCCACCATGCAAACGTCCCAGACACTCCGGCACCCCTGGCATGCCTGACCTCAAGAAAGGGGCGAAAAAACCCCACAGACAAAATGAGGAACCTGAGCTGATGAACCAGTCACTGACAGATGGGAAGGACTCAAACACCAGAGCAGCAGCCAGGATCAGCACTGCAGACAAACAGTCCCGGTGTTCTGACGCCATCAACAGGCACGGTGTCTGTAGACCCACgctgaaagaggaaaagaatcAGATCCACAAACAGCAACATCTACACAAACTAAAGATGGACAAGGCcaggatgagacagagaaaggaactgACCAGTGGGGCGCCTGTCAAAACCAGCACGCCAGGCAAGCATGCCAGAGGTCCCGGCACCAGCAGCCAGCAGAACCCGGACAGACCCGGACCACAGGGGGAAAGCTGTGGACAGCAGCTCATGCATCCAGCGGCTCAGCGCAAGCCCAGGCCAAAAGAGGGACAGGAGTTGAAAAGAAGACCCCCTGTCAAAACCGGCACCCTGGACAGAAATCCCAAGCCGCACAGGACGGCCGGCAAACTTCCCACGTGCACACCCGAAATAGACGAACTGCTTCGACAGCAAATTTTACACAAACTGAAGCTGGACAAGCTGCGGTCCAGAGTAGGGGTACAGGAAGTGAAAAAACAAGGAACGAACATCAAAAGTTGCACGCCAGGCAAGCGTCCCACTGGCTGCAAGACCAAAGTTGACAACACCGCACGGCCcagactgaggaagagagaggacgaAATCCGTGGGCATCCAGGTGAAAAGATGACTGACAAGCCAGATGGGCAGGCAGTGAAAAGACGCACACCTGTCAAGGGCAGGGCTCCAGGCACACACACCAGTGCCCCGGGCTCCAGCAGTGGACATGGTGTGTACAGGCCGGGACTGACAGAGGGGGAGGACAATGTCCACGGATATCCAGACCTGCAGCTAGTGAAGCAGGAAGAGTTCACAACAGAAGAGGGACAGGAGAAGGAGAGTGGTACAACTGGCGGGGACAGCGTTTCCAGTAATGACAGTGAG ATGTCTTCAGATGACCCTGTCAGCAAGAAGAGCGGAGACGAGTTGGAGCGAAGGCTGCGTGAGAAACTGCTCCGCACTCTGCAGTCCAAGCAGGCTGGACTGACCCATGACAGATCCGACACTGAAGCAGATGCATCCAATCATGACTCTGCTTCTGGACACTGA